From the genome of Candidatus Poribacteria bacterium, one region includes:
- the cas10d gene encoding type I-D CRISPR-associated protein Cas10d/Csc3 produces MAKQKSADEMLLLSLGVGSDTDDIFRTYIEEIANRKLREYQEIIQWGAKAGQSLYLHILNGICVLERLRPILDLDDLEVQVLFSAFSVHDLNKLKQFQNEKRSFNYLANAKNVSAALRNLEIERFFPEWQTYLKDIEVLVRAHSRYHNTYDETLDLNYDPYSLEKDRLLEYLVPIIRAMDVVDLSKTLEECDKKQNFLKEINSLFYNVKYKFVYHKVSEQRGIFTNLIHNEIVKYLETEKGILPLLYYPDGVAYLVDENHDVHLTTDEITAIGDFILDNIESKTRGKFSKFIQNSSAGIKIDEKCLLLRLSFQEIWNEVRNIISEKNYATNVDAMNDRSRGRLQEERRKLLGSKPSKKNPDPAAQVALIDEILAEEVYLLPPDNVAVRIGELVRTYYIFLNKHFSSTIPEAWTYIYDLLKLPLEIEGTTLRPRYTAFNALYDRGYIIGRDLCNSGMSFDEVYELILQDGSSLMETLQTESEFRVLKDYVHKYIDFDFAVGRDKDFATNLTRYVKDNHVQCSTCGSEFDTTLWMKPDVPTNIKVQQFSNRLEGGSSREPKRRVCSVCRTQYMLDKICYNVTSSTSTFFIHLYPPSFFTDGLIKALRAAQNRFRDPDFPSIYINTYNAFRIYRERAQLVLPVSKTKSNGNPIPEFSEALGNILTIPVNTPGQNNHTENILFAIKNALLYQRFLGCRAVLTDSSIPLFSAGEFSYFFIDHIPSAFRGWLPCNDLDSNMTKQVFDQLINLHNIQVKIGSFETDDLVRLIQSLNYDALELYYVTHKMIKREQAGNEPLQFATVRDTAQLIADVVTKKGGDAIMPHIKELARIAWKGRLKGESLKDNSLAKPLDVALDSFERWQVEHETEEEARAIMSKEVSRAIERLDPKFFGAKKLENISQFVTILFDQIYKEVYQSNLLNMLENRKRIRAGYLYFITEMIPRRDREKEEQQS; encoded by the coding sequence ATGGCAAAACAGAAGTCCGCAGATGAAATGTTGTTATTATCACTTGGTGTGGGCTCGGATACTGACGACATCTTCCGCACGTATATAGAGGAAATCGCAAATAGGAAGTTACGTGAGTATCAGGAAATTATTCAATGGGGGGCGAAAGCGGGACAGTCGCTCTATCTCCATATTCTCAACGGAATTTGTGTTCTGGAACGGTTACGCCCAATTTTGGATTTAGATGACCTTGAAGTCCAAGTGCTTTTCAGTGCTTTCAGCGTTCACGACCTGAATAAACTCAAGCAATTCCAGAACGAAAAGCGTTCATTTAACTATCTGGCAAACGCCAAAAATGTTAGTGCAGCTTTGAGGAACCTTGAGATAGAACGTTTTTTCCCTGAATGGCAAACTTATTTGAAGGATATAGAGGTACTAGTCCGCGCCCATTCACGATATCATAACACTTACGATGAAACACTTGATCTCAATTATGATCCGTATTCACTTGAGAAAGACAGACTTTTGGAGTATCTTGTCCCGATTATCCGAGCAATGGATGTGGTTGATCTTTCAAAGACACTTGAGGAATGTGATAAAAAGCAGAACTTCCTTAAAGAGATCAACAGCCTTTTTTATAACGTCAAGTATAAATTTGTCTACCATAAGGTAAGCGAACAGCGAGGTATTTTTACGAACTTAATCCACAACGAGATTGTGAAGTATTTGGAAACGGAAAAAGGCATATTACCTTTACTTTACTATCCTGATGGGGTTGCATATCTTGTGGACGAGAATCACGATGTCCACCTGACAACTGATGAAATTACAGCAATTGGCGACTTTATTTTAGATAACATCGAGTCGAAGACACGCGGAAAATTCAGCAAGTTTATTCAGAACAGTTCTGCCGGTATCAAAATAGATGAAAAGTGTCTTTTGCTTCGCTTATCATTTCAGGAAATTTGGAATGAAGTCCGGAACATCATTAGTGAAAAGAACTATGCCACTAATGTGGATGCGATGAATGATCGTTCTCGTGGGAGGCTACAAGAGGAACGTAGGAAGTTACTCGGTAGCAAACCAAGTAAAAAGAACCCTGATCCTGCAGCACAAGTTGCATTGATTGATGAGATTTTGGCTGAGGAGGTTTACTTACTTCCTCCGGACAATGTTGCTGTCAGGATTGGAGAATTAGTTCGCACATACTATATTTTTCTCAATAAGCATTTTTCATCAACTATTCCCGAGGCTTGGACCTACATCTATGATCTGCTTAAATTGCCGTTGGAGATTGAGGGCACTACCTTACGACCGCGATACACAGCTTTCAATGCGTTGTATGATCGGGGTTACATCATCGGACGTGATCTTTGTAATTCGGGTATGAGTTTTGATGAGGTCTATGAGTTAATTCTACAAGATGGATCAAGCCTTATGGAAACCCTGCAAACAGAAAGCGAATTTAGGGTTTTGAAAGATTACGTTCACAAGTACATTGATTTTGACTTTGCTGTTGGCAGAGACAAGGATTTTGCGACAAATCTGACCCGCTATGTTAAAGATAACCATGTTCAGTGTAGCACCTGCGGCTCAGAATTTGATACAACTCTCTGGATGAAACCAGATGTGCCGACGAATATCAAGGTGCAACAGTTTTCTAATCGACTTGAAGGTGGATCATCACGTGAGCCGAAACGCCGCGTCTGCAGTGTATGCCGAACCCAGTATATGCTTGACAAAATCTGTTACAATGTGACAAGCAGCACATCAACATTTTTTATCCATTTATATCCGCCATCGTTTTTCACTGATGGACTGATAAAAGCTCTTCGTGCAGCACAAAATAGATTTCGAGATCCAGATTTTCCATCCATATATATTAACACGTACAATGCCTTTCGCATCTATCGGGAAAGGGCACAGTTAGTGTTGCCAGTCTCTAAAACAAAAAGCAACGGGAATCCTATCCCAGAGTTTTCGGAAGCACTTGGTAACATTCTAACTATTCCTGTGAACACACCTGGGCAAAACAATCATACAGAGAACATTCTGTTTGCGATCAAGAATGCGTTACTCTATCAACGCTTTTTGGGATGTCGTGCAGTATTAACCGATTCGTCAATTCCACTTTTTTCTGCTGGCGAGTTTAGCTATTTTTTTATCGACCATATCCCATCTGCATTTCGCGGATGGTTGCCATGCAATGACCTTGACAGTAATATGACCAAGCAGGTATTTGATCAGTTAATCAACCTGCACAATATTCAGGTAAAGATTGGAAGTTTTGAGACAGACGATCTTGTACGGCTAATTCAAAGTTTGAACTATGATGCACTTGAACTTTACTACGTAACCCACAAAATGATTAAACGCGAACAAGCAGGAAATGAACCGCTGCAGTTCGCAACTGTCCGAGACACAGCACAGCTTATTGCTGATGTCGTGACAAAGAAAGGAGGAGACGCAATTATGCCTCACATTAAGGAACTCGCTCGTATTGCATGGAAGGGGCGATTAAAGGGTGAGAGTCTCAAGGATAATTCGCTCGCCAAACCACTTGATGTTGCACTTGACAGTTTTGAACGCTGGCAGGTAGAGCATGAGACTGAAGAAGAAGCGCGAGCGATCATGTCCAAAGAGGTCTCCCGGGCGATTGAACGCCTTGATCCGAAATTTTTCGGTGCGAAAAAATTGGAGAACATTTCGCAATTTGTTACAATTCTGTTTGATCAGATTTACAAAGAAGTTTATCAAAGTAACCTGCTTAATATGCTTGAAAATCGGAAACGTATTCGCGCCGGATATCTCTACTTCATTACAGAGATGATTCCGAGACGCGATAGAGAAAAAGAGGAACAACAGTCATGA
- the cas7d gene encoding type I-D CRISPR-associated protein Cas7/Csc2, whose translation MSILNNYTDFMVEKYENFPQSRYLTLIILRKAESEMIFRTEGSGEGLSRDTVHAGLDDGDPISRVTISKRKQTAVERRIGRELLRQHNLLFYAPDTKGERKEEAGNICALNRNKPCGICADCMIYGYAVGGGGAQKSRVITDDAFSILSYQAVTAKRTFNALYDNNTMRDPVTKEASASIQADEYVKPETLFIDMQTLKDLTAIEIRYVIANMLRSRRYGAISSRLGKMRNTLVGAIFSDCELFSNLELTQSVYARLGPENRKFPLKEKQVKSEVVAAVENLSHAVIGNLQILGDTEVDELVDEIRHIFISPDEVKRLLDDITELYSGE comes from the coding sequence ATGAGTATTCTGAATAACTATACCGACTTTATGGTTGAAAAATACGAAAACTTCCCCCAAAGCCGTTACTTAACACTCATTATTTTGCGTAAAGCGGAATCAGAGATGATATTCCGCACCGAGGGTTCTGGTGAGGGGTTGAGCCGTGATACTGTTCACGCTGGGCTTGATGACGGCGATCCTATTTCTCGCGTCACAATTAGCAAACGCAAACAGACTGCCGTTGAGCGTAGAATAGGTCGCGAACTTCTACGTCAACATAACTTGCTATTCTATGCCCCAGACACCAAAGGAGAACGCAAGGAAGAAGCAGGTAACATCTGCGCGTTGAACCGCAACAAACCTTGTGGCATCTGTGCGGACTGTATGATCTACGGTTACGCTGTCGGCGGCGGTGGTGCCCAAAAATCACGCGTCATTACAGATGATGCTTTCAGCATTCTGTCTTATCAGGCAGTTACGGCAAAGCGAACATTCAACGCGCTATATGATAATAACACCATGCGCGATCCTGTTACAAAAGAGGCATCCGCGAGCATTCAAGCGGACGAGTATGTCAAGCCAGAAACGCTGTTTATCGATATGCAGACTCTAAAAGACTTGACTGCAATTGAAATCCGCTATGTAATAGCGAATATGCTACGGAGTCGTCGTTACGGTGCTATTTCCTCAAGGCTTGGTAAGATGCGCAACACGCTTGTCGGTGCCATCTTCAGTGATTGTGAACTTTTTAGTAACCTGGAGTTGACACAAAGTGTTTACGCCCGTCTCGGACCAGAGAATAGAAAGTTCCCCCTTAAAGAAAAGCAAGTGAAATCAGAAGTTGTTGCAGCGGTAGAAAACTTATCGCACGCAGTTATCGGCAATCTTCAAATTCTCGGTGATACAGAAGTGGACGAGTTAGTTGATGAAATTCGGCATATATTTATATCACCTGATGAAGTAAAAAGGTTGTTGGATGATATCACTGAACTCTATTCGGGAGAGTGA
- the cas5d gene encoding type I-D CRISPR-associated protein Cas5/Csc1 — protein sequence MQIYRCEFQLMENLFFASREVNNFFQTEAVIGNYALAYALGLCRAGYHNDGEITYAEDLEKLNEAGIYVTPGTLTEEPRFTVVQFNALSDSYWYQMEQNAISVNRDRIFNPRLKARATNFPQIGRFKLLSIGNKGIFYLTSRDEFRVPRYIRLGKFMSKAKISAYKQHYRENQAENVPYCNYLNPSDLPPETQIGMFDMLNIRPTPLIRHVQLSGDFYQLADKDKTQLPAGMQFYTDF from the coding sequence ATGCAGATTTATCGTTGCGAGTTTCAACTTATGGAAAACCTCTTTTTCGCCAGTCGCGAGGTAAACAACTTCTTCCAAACAGAGGCGGTCATCGGTAATTACGCGCTTGCATACGCGCTTGGCTTGTGCCGTGCTGGTTATCACAACGACGGTGAAATTACCTACGCCGAGGATTTGGAAAAACTCAACGAGGCAGGCATCTACGTTACACCGGGCACATTGACCGAGGAACCACGATTTACGGTGGTGCAATTTAACGCGCTCTCCGACTCGTATTGGTATCAGATGGAACAAAATGCGATCTCTGTTAATCGGGATCGCATTTTCAATCCGCGATTAAAAGCGCGAGCAACTAACTTTCCGCAGATTGGAAGATTCAAATTACTTTCTATAGGCAATAAGGGAATTTTCTACCTAACAAGTCGGGACGAGTTTAGAGTGCCGCGTTATATTCGCCTTGGTAAATTTATGAGCAAAGCGAAAATTTCTGCTTATAAACAACACTACCGTGAAAACCAGGCAGAAAACGTGCCTTACTGCAATTATCTGAATCCGAGCGATCTACCACCAGAAACACAGATCGGCATGTTTGACATGCTTAATATTCGTCCGACACCGTTGATTCGGCATGTGCAGTTATCTGGGGATTTTTATCAACTTGCAGATAAGGACAAAACACAGTTACCCGCGGGAATGCAGTTTTATACCGATTTTTAA